A section of the Burkholderia mallei ATCC 23344 genome encodes:
- the ffh gene encoding signal recognition particle protein, protein MLDNLTQRMARVVKTLRGEARLTEANTQEMLREVRLALLEADVALPVVRDFIAKVKEKALGEDVIGSLSPGQALVGVVQKELTAVIGGDYEGKAAELNLAVAPPAIILMAGLQGAGKTTTVGKLAKLLREKYKKKVLTVSCDVYRPAAIAQLKTVSEQVGADFFPSTPDQKPVDIANAAVDWAKRHYHDVLLVDTAGRLGIDEAMMQEIAALHAALKPVETLFVVDAMLGQDAVNTAKAFNDALPLTGVVLTKLDGDSRGGAALSVRHVTGKPIKFVGVAEKLDGLEIFHPDRMANRILGMGDILALVEEAQRGVDIQAAEKLANKVKKGGDFDLNDFRAQISQMKNMGGLSSLMDKLPAQFQQAAAGADMSQAEKQIRRMEGIINSMTPAERAKPEIIKATRKRRIAAGAGVPVQEVNRMLNQYDQMRTMMKKLKGGNLQKMMRGIKGMMPGMR, encoded by the coding sequence ATGCTCGACAATCTCACCCAACGGATGGCGCGCGTCGTCAAGACGCTGCGCGGCGAGGCCCGGCTCACCGAGGCGAACACCCAGGAGATGCTCCGCGAAGTGCGGCTCGCGCTCCTCGAAGCCGACGTCGCCCTGCCCGTCGTCCGCGACTTCATCGCGAAGGTCAAGGAGAAGGCGCTCGGCGAGGACGTGATCGGCAGCCTGTCGCCCGGCCAGGCGCTCGTCGGCGTGGTCCAGAAGGAGTTGACCGCCGTGATCGGCGGCGACTACGAAGGCAAGGCGGCCGAGCTGAACCTCGCCGTGGCGCCGCCCGCGATCATCCTGATGGCGGGCCTGCAGGGCGCCGGCAAGACCACCACCGTCGGCAAGCTCGCGAAGCTCCTGCGCGAGAAGTACAAGAAGAAGGTGCTCACGGTGTCGTGCGACGTCTATCGTCCCGCCGCGATCGCGCAGTTGAAGACGGTGAGCGAGCAGGTCGGCGCCGACTTCTTCCCGTCGACGCCCGACCAGAAGCCCGTCGATATCGCGAACGCGGCCGTCGACTGGGCGAAGCGCCACTATCACGACGTGCTGCTCGTCGACACCGCGGGCCGTCTCGGCATCGACGAAGCGATGATGCAGGAGATCGCCGCGCTGCACGCGGCGCTCAAGCCGGTGGAGACACTCTTCGTCGTCGACGCGATGCTCGGCCAGGACGCCGTCAACACCGCGAAGGCGTTCAACGACGCGCTGCCGCTCACGGGCGTCGTGCTGACGAAGCTCGACGGCGACTCGCGCGGCGGCGCCGCGCTGTCGGTGCGGCACGTGACGGGCAAGCCGATCAAGTTCGTCGGCGTGGCCGAAAAGCTCGACGGCCTCGAAATCTTCCATCCGGACCGGATGGCCAACCGGATCCTCGGGATGGGCGACATCCTCGCGCTCGTCGAGGAGGCGCAGCGCGGCGTCGACATCCAGGCCGCGGAGAAGCTCGCCAACAAGGTGAAGAAAGGCGGCGATTTCGACCTGAACGATTTCCGCGCGCAGATCTCGCAGATGAAGAACATGGGCGGGCTGTCGTCGCTGATGGACAAGCTGCCCGCGCAATTCCAGCAGGCCGCCGCCGGCGCCGACATGAGCCAGGCCGAAAAGCAGATCCGCCGGATGGAAGGCATCATCAATTCGATGACGCCCGCCGAGCGCGCGAAGCCCGAGATCATCAAGGCGACGCGCAAGCGCCGGATCGCGGCGGGCGCGGGCGTGCCGGTGCAGGAGGTCAACCGGATGCTCAATCAGTACGACCAGATGCGCACGATGATGAAGAAGCTCAAGGGCGGCAACCTGCAGAAGATGATGCGCGGCATAAAGGGCATGATGCCCGGCATGCGTTGA
- a CDS encoding hypoxanthine-guanine phosphoribosyltransferase: MNREEALHIFQHSEEIVSAGEVNASIGRMAGEIRGQIGEEFPLVLSVMGGAAVFTGMLLPHLDFPLEFDYIHLTRYRNTTKGGPEMHWRVAPRESVKDRIVLVLDDILDEGETMAAIRDRILEMGAKRFMSAVLCEKTLAKAKPLHPDFCGFAVPDRYVFGCGMDAKGYWRNLPTIRALTADV, encoded by the coding sequence ATGAATCGAGAAGAAGCCCTCCACATTTTCCAACACTCCGAGGAGATCGTCTCCGCCGGCGAAGTCAACGCGTCGATCGGCCGGATGGCCGGGGAGATCCGCGGCCAGATCGGCGAGGAGTTTCCGCTCGTGCTGTCGGTGATGGGCGGTGCGGCGGTGTTCACCGGCATGCTGCTGCCGCACCTCGATTTCCCGCTCGAATTCGACTACATCCATCTGACGCGCTACCGCAACACGACGAAGGGCGGCCCCGAAATGCACTGGCGCGTCGCGCCGCGCGAATCGGTGAAGGACCGCATCGTGCTCGTGCTCGACGACATCCTCGACGAAGGCGAAACGATGGCCGCGATCCGCGATCGCATTCTCGAGATGGGCGCGAAGCGTTTCATGTCCGCCGTGCTGTGCGAAAAGACGCTCGCGAAGGCAAAGCCGCTGCATCCGGACTTCTGCGGGTTCGCGGTGCCCGATCGCTATGTGTTCGGCTGCGGGATGGACGCGAAGGGGTACTGGCGCAACCTGCCGACGATCCGCGCATTGACGGCCGACGTCTGA
- a CDS encoding MarC family protein yields the protein MESNFLSATVLLILITDPLGNIPLVIAALRDVPRERRVKVILREVAIAFVILLFFMVVGDRFLRMMSLTDLSLRIGGGIVLFLIALRMIFPHPDGALGSDPRAGGEPFIVPLAIPALAGPSALATVMLLTSQAPGKTLEWAGALTVTMLVCAVTLVLAERIQQWLGERTVIAFERLMGLVLVAISVEMMMAGIRAFVHQL from the coding sequence TTGGAGTCGAATTTCCTGTCGGCGACGGTGCTCCTCATTCTCATTACCGATCCGCTCGGCAACATCCCGCTCGTCATCGCGGCGCTGCGGGATGTACCGCGCGAGCGGCGCGTGAAGGTGATCCTGCGCGAAGTCGCGATCGCGTTCGTGATCCTGCTGTTCTTCATGGTCGTCGGCGACCGCTTCTTGCGGATGATGAGCCTCACCGATCTTTCACTGCGGATCGGCGGCGGGATCGTGCTGTTCCTGATCGCGCTGCGGATGATCTTTCCGCACCCGGACGGCGCGCTCGGCAGCGATCCGCGCGCGGGCGGCGAGCCGTTCATCGTGCCGCTCGCGATTCCGGCGCTCGCCGGGCCGTCGGCGCTCGCGACGGTGATGCTGCTCACGTCGCAGGCGCCCGGCAAGACGCTCGAGTGGGCGGGCGCGCTTACGGTGACGATGCTCGTCTGCGCAGTCACGCTCGTGCTTGCCGAACGGATTCAGCAGTGGCTCGGCGAGCGTACCGTGATCGCGTTCGAGCGGCTGATGGGGCTCGTGCTCGTCGCGATTTCCGTCGAGATGATGATGGCGGGCATTCGCGCGTTCGTTCACCAGTTGTGA
- a CDS encoding proline--tRNA ligase, whose amino-acid sequence MKASRFFIGTLKEAPADAEIVSHKLMVRAGMIRRVAGGIYNYLPVGLRSIRKVEAIVREEMNRAGAIELLMPAVQPAELWQESGRWEQYGPELLRFKDRKQNEFVIGPTHEEVVTDIARNQIKSYRQMPVNFYQIQTKFRDEIRPRFGVMRGREFIMKDAYSFDKDHESLKESYKKMYDAYVRIFTRIGFEFRPVAADNGSIGGSGSHEFHVIADTGEDAIAYCPTSDFAANVEAAEALPLLASRAAPAEAMQKVATPGKAKCEAVAELMGIPLERTIKSIVLATDNEGAEPTIWLLMLRGDHDLNEIKTAKLPGLAGHRFATEAEIVEWFGTPPGYLGPIGTKKPVRVVADRTVANMSDFVVGANEVDYHIAGVNWGRDLPEPVVADIRNVKAGDPSPDGKGALDICRGIEVGHVFQLGTKYSDAMGATFIDESGKAQPMVMGCYGIGITRILGAAIEQNFDDKGIVWPEAIAPFEVVLCPMGYDRSDAVREAADKLYADLAAAGIDVILDDRGERPGVMFADWELIGVPHRLVIGERGLKDGKIEYQGRRDAEATLLPADSAAAAVAEKVRAALAR is encoded by the coding sequence ATGAAAGCCTCCCGTTTCTTTATCGGCACCTTGAAGGAAGCACCCGCCGACGCCGAGATCGTCAGCCACAAGCTGATGGTGCGAGCCGGCATGATTCGCCGCGTCGCCGGCGGCATCTATAACTATCTGCCGGTCGGCCTGCGCTCGATCCGCAAGGTCGAGGCGATCGTGCGCGAGGAGATGAACCGGGCGGGCGCGATTGAGCTGCTGATGCCCGCCGTGCAGCCCGCCGAGCTGTGGCAGGAATCGGGGCGCTGGGAGCAGTACGGTCCCGAACTGCTGCGCTTCAAGGATCGCAAGCAGAACGAATTCGTGATCGGGCCGACGCACGAGGAAGTCGTCACTGACATCGCGCGCAACCAGATCAAGAGCTACCGGCAGATGCCGGTGAACTTCTACCAGATCCAGACGAAGTTCCGCGACGAGATCCGTCCGCGCTTCGGCGTGATGCGCGGCCGCGAGTTCATCATGAAGGACGCGTACTCGTTTGATAAGGATCACGAAAGCCTCAAGGAATCGTACAAGAAGATGTACGACGCGTACGTGCGGATCTTCACGCGCATCGGCTTCGAGTTTCGTCCGGTCGCGGCCGACAACGGCTCGATCGGCGGCAGCGGCTCGCATGAGTTTCATGTGATCGCGGATACCGGCGAGGACGCGATCGCCTATTGCCCGACGTCCGACTTCGCGGCGAACGTCGAGGCCGCCGAGGCGCTACCGCTGCTCGCGAGCCGCGCGGCGCCCGCCGAGGCGATGCAAAAGGTCGCGACGCCCGGCAAGGCGAAGTGCGAGGCGGTGGCCGAGCTGATGGGCATCCCGCTCGAGCGCACGATCAAGTCGATCGTGCTCGCGACCGACAACGAAGGCGCCGAGCCGACGATCTGGCTGCTGATGCTGCGCGGCGATCACGATCTGAACGAGATCAAGACGGCGAAGCTGCCGGGCCTGGCCGGCCACCGCTTCGCGACCGAGGCGGAGATCGTCGAGTGGTTCGGCACGCCGCCCGGCTATCTCGGCCCGATCGGCACGAAGAAGCCGGTGCGCGTGGTCGCCGATCGCACGGTCGCGAACATGAGCGATTTCGTCGTCGGCGCGAACGAGGTCGATTACCACATCGCCGGCGTGAACTGGGGGCGCGACCTGCCGGAGCCCGTCGTCGCCGACATCCGCAACGTGAAGGCGGGCGATCCGTCGCCGGACGGCAAGGGCGCGCTCGACATCTGCCGCGGCATTGAAGTCGGCCATGTGTTCCAGCTCGGCACCAAGTATTCGGACGCGATGGGCGCGACGTTCATCGACGAATCGGGCAAGGCGCAGCCGATGGTGATGGGTTGCTACGGGATCGGCATCACGCGGATTCTCGGCGCGGCGATCGAACAGAACTTCGACGACAAGGGTATCGTCTGGCCCGAGGCGATCGCGCCGTTCGAGGTCGTGCTGTGCCCGATGGGCTACGACCGCAGCGATGCGGTGCGCGAAGCGGCCGACAAGCTCTACGCGGACCTCGCCGCCGCGGGCATCGACGTGATCCTCGACGATCGCGGCGAGCGTCCGGGCGTGATGTTCGCGGATTGGGAACTGATCGGCGTGCCGCATCGCCTCGTGATCGGCGAGCGCGGCCTGAAGGACGGCAAGATCGAGTACCAGGGCCGCCGCGACGCCGAGGCGACGCTGCTGCCCGCCGATTCGGCCGCGGCGGCGGTCGCCGAAAAGGTCCGCGCGGCGCTCGCCCGCTGA
- a CDS encoding RNA pyrophosphohydrolase produces the protein MLDREGFRPNVGIILLNAHNEVFWGKRLREHSWQFPQGGIKYGETPMQAMYRELHEETGLLPEHVKIIGRTRDWLRYEVPDKFIKREVRGHYRGQKQIWFLLRMVGRDCDICLRATDHPEFDAWRWNEYWVPLDAVIEFKRDVYQLALTELSRFLRRPAQRTDKSRGPRAPRYPRVANGHAASEAPAAIDTSAVCSEVEPGANALDETPPRVSLRD, from the coding sequence ATGCTGGATCGTGAAGGCTTTCGCCCGAACGTCGGCATCATCCTCTTGAACGCGCACAACGAGGTGTTTTGGGGCAAACGGCTCCGCGAGCATTCCTGGCAGTTTCCGCAAGGGGGCATCAAGTACGGCGAGACCCCGATGCAAGCGATGTACAGGGAACTGCACGAGGAGACCGGGCTGCTGCCGGAACACGTCAAGATCATCGGCCGCACTCGCGACTGGTTGCGTTATGAGGTGCCAGACAAGTTCATCAAGCGCGAAGTGCGCGGCCATTATCGCGGCCAGAAGCAGATCTGGTTCCTGCTGCGAATGGTCGGCCGCGATTGCGACATCTGCCTGCGGGCGACGGATCATCCGGAGTTCGACGCGTGGCGCTGGAACGAATACTGGGTGCCACTCGACGCGGTGATCGAGTTCAAGCGGGATGTGTATCAGTTGGCGTTGACCGAACTGTCGCGTTTCCTGCGCCGCCCGGCGCAGCGCACCGACAAATCGCGCGGCCCGCGCGCGCCGCGCTATCCGCGTGTCGCGAATGGGCACGCGGCATCGGAGGCACCGGCCGCGATCGACACGTCGGCAGTCTGTTCGGAAGTCGAGCCGGGCGCGAACGCGCTCGACGAAACCCCTCCCCGCGTGAGTCTGCGCGACTGA
- a CDS encoding CNP1-like family protein, giving the protein MKAIALAAASIAAAAALAGCAHSNTPSNKDDSEFVYLLDRQPQWTENKVDKLPPLPQTSDLLPFNVSQNTPLKFFVDSKSLDVGTDGVVRYIVVVTSPAGARNVNYEGIRCDTYEWRQYAGLNADHSGWDRTIETDWQRIENGELNAYHAALYQDFFCANKMPAAKRPTIIENIRYNRTQLNQIR; this is encoded by the coding sequence TTGAAAGCGATTGCTCTTGCCGCCGCGTCGATTGCCGCGGCCGCCGCGCTGGCCGGCTGCGCCCACTCGAACACCCCGTCCAACAAGGATGACAGCGAGTTCGTCTACCTGCTCGACCGTCAGCCGCAATGGACCGAGAACAAGGTCGACAAGCTGCCGCCGCTGCCGCAAACGAGCGATCTGCTGCCGTTCAACGTGTCGCAGAATACGCCGCTCAAGTTCTTCGTCGATTCGAAATCGCTCGACGTCGGCACCGACGGCGTCGTTCGCTACATCGTCGTCGTGACGAGCCCCGCGGGCGCGCGCAACGTCAATTACGAAGGCATTCGCTGCGACACCTACGAATGGCGCCAATACGCCGGCCTGAACGCCGACCACAGCGGCTGGGACCGCACGATCGAGACCGACTGGCAGCGAATCGAGAACGGCGAACTGAATGCGTACCACGCGGCGCTCTATCAGGACTTCTTCTGCGCGAACAAGATGCCGGCGGCCAAGCGTCCGACAATCATCGAGAACATCCGCTACAACCGGACGCAGCTCAATCAGATCCGCTGA
- the proB gene encoding glutamate 5-kinase: protein MRSIIADSKRLVVKVGSSLVTNDGRGLDHDAIGRWAAQIAALRGAGKEVVLVSSGAIAEGMQRLGWSKRPREIDELQAAAAVGQMGLAQVYESRFAEHGIRTAQILLTHADLADRERYLNARSTLLTLLRLGVVPIINENDTVVTDEIKFGDNDTLGALVANLIEGDTLVILTDQPGLFTADPRKDPGATLVAEASAGAPELEAMAGGAGSSIGRGGMLTKILAAKRAAHSGANTVIASGRERDVLVRLAAGEAIGTQLIARTARMAARKQWMADHLQVRGHVVIDAGAVDKLTAGGKSLLPIGVVAVQGVFARGEVIACVDDTGREVARGITNYSSAETKLIQRKPSGEIETVLGYMLEPELIHRDNLVLV, encoded by the coding sequence ATGCGTTCGATCATCGCCGATTCGAAGCGCCTGGTAGTGAAAGTGGGCTCGAGCCTCGTCACCAACGACGGCCGCGGGCTCGATCATGACGCCATCGGCCGATGGGCCGCTCAGATCGCCGCGCTGCGCGGCGCGGGCAAGGAAGTGGTGCTCGTCAGCTCGGGCGCGATCGCGGAAGGCATGCAGCGCCTCGGTTGGAGCAAGCGGCCGCGCGAGATCGACGAGTTGCAAGCGGCCGCGGCCGTCGGGCAAATGGGGCTCGCGCAGGTATACGAGAGCCGGTTTGCCGAACACGGGATCCGCACCGCGCAGATTCTCCTCACGCATGCGGATCTCGCCGACCGCGAACGCTACCTGAACGCGCGCTCGACGCTCCTCACGCTGCTGCGGCTCGGCGTCGTGCCGATCATCAACGAGAACGACACCGTCGTCACCGACGAAATCAAGTTCGGCGACAACGACACGCTCGGCGCGCTCGTCGCGAATCTGATCGAAGGCGATACGCTCGTCATCCTGACCGACCAGCCGGGGCTGTTCACGGCCGATCCGCGCAAGGATCCGGGCGCGACGCTCGTTGCCGAGGCGAGCGCCGGTGCGCCGGAGCTCGAAGCGATGGCGGGCGGTGCGGGCTCGAGCATCGGCCGCGGCGGCATGCTGACGAAGATTCTCGCAGCCAAGCGCGCCGCGCACAGCGGCGCGAACACCGTGATCGCGAGCGGCCGCGAGCGCGACGTGCTCGTGCGGCTCGCGGCCGGCGAGGCGATCGGCACGCAACTGATCGCGCGCACCGCGCGGATGGCGGCGCGCAAGCAATGGATGGCGGACCACCTGCAGGTACGTGGCCATGTCGTTATCGATGCGGGGGCGGTCGACAAGTTGACGGCGGGGGGCAAGAGCCTGTTGCCGATCGGCGTCGTCGCCGTGCAGGGCGTGTTCGCGCGCGGCGAAGTGATCGCGTGCGTCGACGACACCGGCCGTGAAGTCGCGCGCGGGATCACCAATTACAGCAGCGCCGAAACGAAGCTGATCCAGCGCAAGCCGAGCGGCGAGATCGAAACGGTGCTCGGCTACATGCTCGAGCCCGAGCTGATCCATCGGGACAATCTCGTGCTGGTCTGA
- the cgtA gene encoding Obg family GTPase CgtA, translating into MKFIDEARIEVIAGDGGDGSASMRREKFVPFGGPDGGDGGRGGSVYVIADRNINTLIDYRYAKKHMARNGENGRGSDCYGKGGDDITLRMPVGTVINDMDTGELIADLTEHDQKVLVAKGGAGGLGNLHFKSSTNRAPRQKTDGKPGERRMLKLELKVLADVGLLGMPNAGKSTFISSVSNAKPKIADYPFTTLAPNLGVVRVGPGKSFVIADIPGLIEGAAEGAGLGHQFLRHLQRTGLLLHLVDLAPFDERVDPVAEARAIVGELRKYDESLYEKPRWLVLNKLDMVPEDERRARVADFIERFGWTGPVFEISALTGQGCEGLVYAIHDYLVEHSDAHRAELAEDLASDVRFRDAPGAGGEPHERDAGAH; encoded by the coding sequence ATGAAGTTCATTGACGAAGCGCGAATCGAGGTCATCGCCGGAGACGGGGGCGATGGCAGCGCGTCGATGCGCCGCGAGAAATTCGTTCCGTTCGGCGGACCGGACGGCGGCGACGGCGGCCGCGGCGGCAGCGTGTACGTGATCGCGGATCGCAACATCAATACGCTGATCGACTACCGGTACGCGAAGAAGCACATGGCGCGCAACGGCGAGAACGGCCGCGGTTCGGATTGCTACGGCAAGGGCGGCGACGACATCACGCTGCGCATGCCGGTCGGCACCGTCATCAACGACATGGACACGGGCGAGCTGATCGCCGATCTGACCGAGCACGACCAGAAGGTGCTCGTCGCGAAGGGCGGCGCGGGCGGCCTCGGCAACCTCCATTTCAAGTCGAGCACGAACCGCGCGCCTCGCCAGAAGACGGACGGCAAGCCGGGCGAGCGGCGCATGCTGAAGCTCGAGCTGAAGGTGCTCGCGGACGTCGGCCTGCTCGGAATGCCGAACGCGGGCAAATCGACGTTCATTTCGTCGGTGTCGAACGCGAAGCCGAAGATCGCCGATTATCCGTTCACGACGCTTGCGCCGAATCTCGGCGTCGTGCGCGTCGGGCCGGGCAAGAGCTTCGTGATTGCCGACATTCCGGGTCTGATCGAAGGCGCGGCCGAAGGCGCGGGCCTCGGCCATCAGTTTCTGCGGCATCTGCAACGTACGGGCCTGCTGCTGCATCTCGTCGATCTCGCGCCGTTCGATGAGCGTGTCGATCCCGTCGCGGAAGCGAGGGCGATCGTCGGCGAGTTGCGCAAGTACGACGAATCGCTGTACGAGAAGCCGCGCTGGCTCGTGTTGAACAAGCTCGACATGGTGCCGGAGGACGAGCGCCGCGCGCGCGTCGCCGATTTCATCGAGCGCTTCGGCTGGACGGGGCCCGTGTTCGAGATCTCCGCGCTGACGGGGCAGGGCTGCGAGGGCCTCGTTTATGCAATCCACGATTATCTCGTCGAGCATTCGGACGCGCATCGCGCCGAGCTCGCCGAGGATTTGGCGTCGGACGTGCGCTTTCGCGATGCGCCCGGCGCAGGCGGCGAGCCGCACGAGCGCGACGCCGGCGCGCACTGA
- the rpmA gene encoding 50S ribosomal protein L27, whose amino-acid sequence MAHKKAGGSSRNGRDSESKRLGVKVYGGQAINAGGIIVRQRGTRMHAGENVGMGKDHTLFALVDGHVKFTTKGAAKKHTVVVVPAAA is encoded by the coding sequence ATGGCACACAAAAAAGCAGGCGGCTCTTCCCGGAACGGCCGCGACTCCGAGTCGAAGCGTCTCGGCGTCAAGGTGTATGGCGGCCAGGCGATCAACGCGGGCGGCATCATCGTGCGTCAACGCGGCACGCGCATGCATGCGGGCGAAAACGTCGGCATGGGCAAGGACCACACGCTGTTCGCGCTGGTCGACGGCCACGTGAAGTTCACGACGAAGGGCGCGGCCAAGAAGCATACGGTCGTCGTCGTCCCGGCCGCTGCCTGA
- the rplU gene encoding 50S ribosomal protein L21: protein MYAVIKTGGKQYKVAVGEKLKVEQIPADIDAEITLDQVLAVGEGESIQFGTPLVSGASVKATVVSHGRHAKVTIFKMRRRKHYQKHGGHRQNYTELRIDAINA, encoded by the coding sequence ATGTACGCGGTCATAAAAACCGGCGGCAAGCAGTACAAGGTTGCCGTTGGCGAAAAACTGAAAGTAGAACAGATACCGGCAGACATTGACGCAGAAATCACGCTCGACCAGGTTCTCGCAGTGGGCGAAGGCGAATCGATTCAGTTCGGTACGCCGCTGGTCAGTGGGGCTTCCGTCAAGGCTACCGTCGTATCTCACGGTCGTCATGCCAAGGTCACCATCTTCAAGATGCGTCGCCGGAAGCACTACCAAAAGCACGGCGGCCACCGCCAGAACTACACCGAGCTGCGCATCGACGCAATCAACGCGTAA
- a CDS encoding polyprenyl synthetase family protein yields MSSTATPSLSAAHLLAPIASDMEQVNRVIRQSLASDVLLINQIAEYIIGAGGKRLRPALLLLVAGALGENTSQKHVLAAVVEFIHTATLLHDDVVDESELRRGRKTANALFGNAASVLVGDYLYSRSFEMMVGVGKMRVMEILSEATTIISEGEVLQLLNMHDADVDEARYMQVIRYKTAKLFEAAARLGAVLAGADAPTEAAAAEYGRRIGTAFQIMDDWLDYAGTAESMGKNAGDDLREGKPTLPLIYLIERGTPEQSTLAREAIEHGGTDRFDTIFDAITRSGALDHTLECARQEAQAAAAAISSFPSSNFKESLLELCSYSMSRQS; encoded by the coding sequence ATGTCGTCGACTGCCACCCCTTCCCTCAGCGCCGCCCACCTGCTCGCACCGATCGCAAGCGACATGGAGCAGGTGAATCGCGTCATTCGGCAAAGCCTCGCGTCCGACGTGCTGCTGATCAATCAGATCGCCGAGTACATCATCGGCGCGGGCGGCAAACGGCTGCGGCCGGCGCTTCTTCTGCTCGTCGCGGGCGCGCTCGGCGAAAACACGAGCCAGAAGCACGTGCTCGCGGCCGTCGTCGAATTCATCCATACGGCGACGCTGCTGCACGACGACGTCGTCGACGAATCCGAGCTGCGGCGCGGCCGCAAGACTGCGAACGCACTGTTCGGCAATGCGGCGAGCGTGCTTGTCGGCGATTACCTCTATTCGCGCTCGTTCGAGATGATGGTGGGCGTCGGCAAGATGCGCGTGATGGAAATCCTGTCCGAAGCGACGACAATCATCTCCGAAGGCGAAGTGCTGCAATTGCTGAACATGCACGACGCGGACGTCGACGAAGCCCGCTACATGCAGGTGATCCGCTATAAGACCGCGAAGCTGTTCGAAGCGGCCGCGCGGCTCGGCGCGGTGCTCGCCGGCGCCGACGCGCCGACGGAAGCCGCCGCGGCCGAGTACGGCCGCCGGATCGGCACCGCGTTCCAGATCATGGACGACTGGCTCGACTACGCGGGCACCGCCGAATCGATGGGCAAGAACGCCGGCGACGACCTGCGCGAAGGCAAGCCGACGCTGCCGCTCATCTATCTGATCGAGCGCGGCACGCCCGAGCAGTCGACACTCGCGCGCGAAGCGATCGAGCACGGCGGTACCGATCGCTTCGACACGATTTTCGACGCGATCACGCGTTCGGGCGCGCTCGACCATACGCTCGAATGCGCTCGCCAAGAAGCGCAGGCGGCCGCAGCAGCAATTTCTTCATTTCCCTCTTCCAATTTCAAAGAGAGCCTGCTAGAATTATGTTCTTACTCGATGTCACGTCAGTCTTGA
- a CDS encoding DUF6538 domain-containing protein: MTNHLLKRGTRYYIRRKIPIDLISHYRGRKEIVKALGTSEPAKARERVREESYRLDQEFAALRQQPAESPQTVELREFVLDPATSESVPSGRSVRLDPRRPGSYGLATYDGEQVAVLWPKDVDDAYHKQRLKHARAFAHGVLIARATGPGHTPSAHEVTQIEAPESCGGVSAGHLAALVEKWAKEREPASRTVRKAELIVERFYTHVGRIPVARITRAHAILFKDKLLESGQTPVNTNKQLELFGTLLNYARDNMLATENVAHRIRVQVKGAARGKTRVSFDLPALTAIFASPVYTEGARPAGGAGEA; the protein is encoded by the coding sequence ATGACAAATCATCTCCTCAAACGCGGCACCCGGTATTACATCCGCCGCAAAATTCCAATTGATCTAATTTCGCACTATCGAGGCCGCAAAGAGATAGTCAAAGCTCTTGGCACGTCCGAACCCGCCAAAGCGCGCGAGCGTGTCCGGGAGGAGAGCTATCGACTCGATCAAGAATTTGCCGCCCTCCGTCAACAACCCGCCGAGTCACCCCAAACTGTCGAATTGCGGGAGTTCGTACTTGATCCCGCCACGTCCGAGAGCGTACCGTCTGGTCGATCCGTGAGGCTAGACCCGCGCCGCCCCGGCTCCTACGGTCTGGCGACCTACGACGGCGAGCAAGTGGCCGTGCTTTGGCCCAAAGATGTTGACGACGCCTACCATAAACAGCGTCTCAAGCATGCCCGTGCATTCGCTCACGGGGTTTTGATCGCGCGCGCTACCGGTCCGGGACATACACCATCCGCCCATGAGGTTACGCAGATTGAGGCCCCGGAAAGTTGCGGCGGTGTGTCAGCGGGCCACCTCGCCGCCCTTGTCGAGAAGTGGGCGAAAGAACGCGAACCCGCATCCCGCACCGTCCGCAAGGCAGAGTTGATCGTGGAACGCTTCTACACACATGTTGGTCGCATTCCAGTTGCCCGCATTACCCGCGCGCATGCCATCCTGTTCAAGGACAAGCTCTTGGAGTCGGGCCAAACGCCAGTCAACACGAATAAGCAATTGGAGCTATTCGGGACACTGCTGAATTACGCGCGAGATAACATGCTGGCGACTGAGAATGTCGCTCATCGCATCCGCGTACAGGTCAAAGGTGCAGCAAGGGGCAAGACACGGGTTTCCTTCGATCTGCCAGCCCTCACCGCGATATTTGCCAGCCCGGTTTATACCGAAGGGGCGCGCCCCGCTGGCGGCGCTGGCGAAGCCTGA